A single Gammaproteobacteria bacterium DNA region contains:
- a CDS encoding ABC transporter ATP-binding protein, which produces MTSLQVDHLFIRYRNTEAVHDLSFSLQSGEIGCLLGPSGCGKTTTLRSIAGFIEPHSGNVLLDNISVSRPGWMLPTEQRRIGMVFQDFALFPHLNIADNIGFGLHTLTKNMRQQRINELLELVGLPHLLLKYPHELSGGQQQRIALARAIAPRPHILLLDEPFSSIDIELREQLAREVRNIIKQESITALLVTHDQLEAFAVADHIGVMRAGRLHQWDTGYNLYHEPNDLFVADFIGQGTLVPGTVLENKRVETEFGIFGYSKTRESLTAGDTVHILVRPDDVIHDDLTPKIMAVVTEKAFRGADFLYTLRLPTGQALMCLAPSHHNHAIGEAIGIRLELDHLVLFKGEPHCSVS; this is translated from the coding sequence ATGACGAGTTTGCAAGTCGACCATTTATTTATTCGTTATCGCAACACGGAAGCTGTGCACGATTTATCATTCTCTTTACAAAGCGGTGAAATTGGTTGTTTACTCGGGCCTTCTGGCTGCGGTAAAACGACGACCTTACGCAGCATTGCAGGTTTTATCGAGCCTCATAGCGGCAATGTTTTATTAGACAACATCAGTGTTTCGCGACCCGGTTGGATGTTACCCACTGAACAACGTCGCATCGGCATGGTATTTCAAGATTTTGCTTTGTTTCCGCATTTAAATATTGCCGACAATATTGGTTTTGGCTTACACACTTTAACGAAGAACATGCGCCAACAACGCATTAATGAATTACTTGAACTCGTTGGCTTGCCACATTTATTACTTAAATATCCCCATGAACTATCCGGTGGCCAACAACAACGGATCGCTTTAGCACGCGCCATCGCACCTCGCCCGCATATTTTATTATTGGATGAACCGTTTTCTAGCATTGATATTGAATTACGTGAACAGTTAGCACGTGAGGTACGAAACATTATTAAGCAAGAAAGTATTACTGCTTTATTGGTGACGCATGATCAACTGGAAGCTTTTGCGGTCGCTGATCATATTGGCGTCATGCGTGCGGGGCGTTTGCATCAATGGGATACTGGTTATAACTTGTATCATGAACCTAACGATTTATTTGTAGCTGATTTTATCGGTCAAGGTACATTGGTTCCCGGCACCGTTTTAGAAAATAAACGCGTAGAAACTGAATTCGGCATATTTGGTTATAGCAAAACGCGTGAATCGCTGACCGCTGGCGATACAGTACACATTTTAGTCAGGCCTGACGACGTTATTCATGATGATCTCACACCTAAAATCATGGCGGTCGTCACGGAAAAAGCTTTTCGCGGCGCCGATTTTTTATACACCTTACGTCTGCCAACAGGTCAAGCACTCATGTGTCTTGCGCCCAGCCATCATAATCATGCCATCGGCGAAGCCATTGGCATTCGTTTAGAATTGGATCACTTAGTATTATTTAAAGGCGAGCCGCATTGTTCTGTTAGTTAA
- a CDS encoding glycosyltransferase, whose amino-acid sequence MRILMISDVYFPRVNGVSTSIQTFRQELTQRGHRVDLIAPAYPAQWQDDEHTQRIPSRYLFVDPEDRIIHYRKLMQLLPDLKRQHYDVVHIQTPFIAHYAGVKLARALQIPCIESYHTYFEEYLFHYVPWLPKNWMRAAARFFTRKQCAQLDALIVPSSAMRDALFNYGIDTAMHIIPTGIRLEQFKGGDGARFRNKHNIPLDRPTLVHIGRVAHEKNIGFVIECLAEIKSSIPNVLLVIAGEGPALNGLRKQAQQLKLSDNIKFVGYLSREHELLDCYKAGDVFVFASKTETQGLVLLEAMTLGVPVVSTAYMGAKDILATSQGALVAEDSVTDFSQKVCTLLNDAALRARLSAEGIEYVKQWSAGAMAETLLTFYGQLKKHPTLSAPNNINSSPVDNL is encoded by the coding sequence ATGCGTATTTTAATGATTTCTGACGTCTATTTCCCGCGTGTCAACGGTGTTTCTACTTCGATTCAAACTTTTCGCCAAGAATTAACTCAACGCGGTCATCGCGTCGATTTAATTGCACCCGCTTATCCTGCGCAATGGCAAGATGATGAACATACCCAACGCATACCGTCTCGATATTTATTTGTGGATCCTGAAGATCGCATTATCCACTATCGCAAACTCATGCAATTACTGCCGGATTTAAAACGCCAACATTACGATGTGGTTCATATTCAAACTCCTTTTATTGCGCATTATGCAGGCGTCAAATTAGCACGCGCATTACAAATACCGTGTATCGAAAGTTATCACACCTATTTCGAAGAATATTTATTTCATTATGTACCATGGCTCCCTAAAAATTGGATGCGTGCCGCAGCACGGTTTTTTACACGTAAACAATGCGCACAGCTAGACGCGTTAATAGTGCCTTCTTCAGCTATGCGTGATGCCTTATTTAATTATGGTATCGATACGGCGATGCACATTATTCCTACCGGCATACGCTTAGAACAATTTAAAGGTGGCGATGGCGCGCGCTTTCGCAACAAGCACAACATTCCTTTAGACCGACCCACCTTAGTGCATATCGGTCGTGTCGCACACGAAAAAAATATTGGCTTCGTGATTGAGTGCTTAGCCGAGATCAAAAGTAGCATACCGAATGTATTATTGGTTATTGCAGGCGAAGGTCCAGCTTTAAATGGTTTACGCAAACAAGCCCAACAACTCAAGCTCAGCGATAATATTAAATTTGTAGGTTATCTATCACGCGAACATGAATTATTAGATTGCTACAAAGCTGGCGATGTTTTTGTATTTGCATCTAAAACCGAAACCCAAGGTTTAGTATTATTAGAAGCGATGACATTAGGCGTACCCGTCGTATCAACTGCTTATATGGGCGCCAAAGATATTTTAGCAACTAGCCAAGGTGCATTGGTTGCAGAAGACTCTGTTACTGATTTTAGCCAAAAAGTATGCACGTTATTAAATGATGCGGCGTTACGCGCGCGTTTATCGGCGGAAGGTATTGAGTATGTTAAACAATGGTCAGCGGGCGCTATGGCAGAAACCTTATTAACATTTTATGGCCAACTCAAAAAACACCCTACTCTTTCTGCTCCTAATAATATCAACAGCAGTCCTGTAGACAATTTGTAA
- a CDS encoding Fe(3+) ABC transporter substrate-binding protein, whose product MLLIRSYFASSILFLSSMVIVGGLMLSQPTFAKEIQEVNVYSYRAENLIKPLLDQFTQETGIKVNLVTGKADALFQRLQAEGRHSPADLLLTTDAGRLYRAKEANLLQAIQSPLLEKRIPAHLRDADNQWFGLSYRARVIMYNKAKIDPKTLQHYNDLTKSSLKNKLCMRSSSNIYNQSLLASFIANQGAAKAEQWAKGIVMNLAHDPKGNDESQISGVAVGECDVTLANTYYLGNWLSNSQTANLAQQVGVIFPEQDGRGTHINVSGAGITRYAKNKTAALKLLEYMVSDNAQHWYAEANHEYPVVNGIEPSAIVKQWGYPFKTDTLPLSKLGELNAEAVRIFDRVGWQ is encoded by the coding sequence ATGCTACTCATTCGGTCTTATTTCGCATCCAGCATCCTGTTCTTATCTAGCATGGTCATTGTTGGCGGGTTGATGTTAAGCCAGCCCACCTTCGCCAAAGAGATTCAAGAAGTTAACGTTTACTCTTATCGCGCAGAAAATCTGATCAAACCTTTGTTGGATCAATTTACTCAAGAAACCGGTATTAAAGTCAATTTAGTCACCGGTAAAGCAGATGCTTTATTTCAGCGTTTACAAGCAGAAGGTCGTCATTCTCCTGCGGATCTTTTATTAACTACCGATGCGGGTCGTTTGTATCGCGCTAAAGAAGCCAATTTATTACAAGCTATTCAATCGCCATTATTAGAGAAACGTATTCCCGCACATTTGCGTGATGCCGATAACCAATGGTTCGGCTTATCGTATCGCGCACGCGTCATCATGTATAACAAAGCTAAAATTGATCCTAAAACGCTGCAACACTATAACGATCTCACGAAAAGCAGTTTAAAAAATAAACTGTGCATGCGTTCTTCTAGCAATATCTACAATCAATCATTACTCGCTTCTTTTATCGCGAATCAAGGCGCTGCCAAAGCCGAACAATGGGCGAAAGGCATTGTCATGAATCTAGCACACGATCCTAAAGGAAATGATGAAAGTCAGATTTCAGGCGTTGCGGTTGGTGAATGCGATGTGACTCTCGCCAATACTTATTACCTCGGTAACTGGTTAAGCAATTCACAAACTGCAAACTTAGCGCAACAGGTCGGCGTAATTTTTCCTGAGCAAGATGGTCGCGGTACGCATATTAACGTAAGCGGTGCAGGCATCACTCGTTATGCAAAAAACAAAACGGCAGCTTTAAAATTATTGGAATATATGGTGAGTGATAACGCTCAACATTGGTATGCAGAAGCGAATCATGAATATCCCGTTGTTAATGGCATTGAACCCAGCGCCATTGTTAAACAATGGGGTTATCCTTTTAAAACAGATACCTTACCATTGTCCAAGTTAGGCGAATTAAACGCTGAAGCCGTACGGATTTTTGATCGAGTCGGCTGGCAATAA
- a CDS encoding phosphatase PAP2 family protein yields the protein MTTHCNQWFAYWAARELGLCLKLNHGCNKPLIKQFFSVISRLGNGVFWYSLILVLPLIYGVDALMISVQMTISGLIGLAIYKSIKAVTLRERPYYLHSNIQLGTAPLDRYSFPSGHTLHAFNFTLIAIYHYPELSFLLIPFMLLVAVSRVVLGLHYPTDVICGAILGSLVAATSLVLV from the coding sequence ATGACCACGCATTGCAATCAATGGTTTGCTTATTGGGCCGCGCGCGAACTTGGTTTGTGTTTAAAATTAAATCATGGTTGCAACAAGCCGTTAATAAAACAATTCTTCTCCGTCATTAGTCGTCTCGGCAACGGCGTGTTCTGGTACAGTTTAATTTTAGTCTTGCCACTTATCTATGGCGTTGATGCATTAATGATTAGCGTGCAAATGACCATCAGCGGTTTAATTGGTTTAGCCATTTACAAATCCATCAAAGCCGTCACTTTGCGCGAACGCCCTTACTATTTGCATAGCAACATTCAACTCGGCACTGCACCTTTAGATCGTTATAGTTTTCCTTCTGGTCATACCTTGCACGCGTTCAACTTTACCTTAATCGCTATTTATCATTATCCAGAACTCAGTTTTTTGTTAATTCCTTTTATGTTGTTGGTCGCTGTATCGCGCGTGGTGCTCGGACTGCACTATCCAACCGATGTTATTTGCGGCGCAATACTCGGCAGCTTAGTAGCGGCGACTAGTTTGGTATTGGTATAA
- a CDS encoding protein-disulfide reductase DsbD N-terminal domain-containing protein, with the protein MAIHTNRWLISALALSFILTSTFLTAADKPKTSKANGKTLDDVIVQDAEGTTKDNIPNMDVISKPRPETEKFYFPKYEAFGGGKIMDPRAAFPMQVSMRNANTLEIRFTPAPDHYLYRQGFVFFVDTPGVRLGEAEMSPGIHTYDEFYGEVEIYSQFLTITIPVDYGNKSRPGGALQIRVQAQGCNSKEGVCYQPFSQTAMVTVF; encoded by the coding sequence ATGGCTATACACACAAACCGCTGGCTAATTAGCGCGCTGGCTTTAAGCTTTATCCTGACGTCGACGTTTCTTACGGCGGCAGATAAACCAAAAACATCCAAGGCCAATGGAAAAACATTAGACGATGTTATTGTGCAGGATGCCGAAGGCACTACTAAAGACAACATCCCTAATATGGACGTTATTAGCAAACCTCGTCCGGAAACTGAAAAATTTTATTTCCCCAAATACGAAGCATTTGGCGGCGGCAAAATCATGGATCCGCGCGCCGCATTTCCCATGCAAGTTTCCATGCGCAATGCCAATACCTTAGAAATTCGTTTTACACCTGCGCCCGATCACTATTTATATAGACAAGGTTTTGTATTTTTTGTCGATACACCCGGCGTGCGTTTAGGGGAAGCCGAGATGTCACCCGGCATTCATACCTATGACGAGTTTTATGGCGAGGTCGAGATTTACAGCCAGTTTTTAACTATCACCATTCCTGTTGATTACGGCAATAAATCTCGGCCGGGTGGTGCGCTGCAAATTCGGGTGCAAGCCCAAGGTTGTAATTCTAAAGAGGGTGTTTGTTATCAACCTTTCTCGCAAACTGCCATGGTCACGGTGTTTTAA
- a CDS encoding TlpA family protein disulfide reductase — protein sequence MALSFKQKTLFSILCCAALAAGISFAILLNNAPNANAEKQNSQVPAAAPKAPSAKALLGTRRPDFALPDLENKIHHINEFNNKVVLVNFWATWCGPCRKEIPALIKLKKERAQQPFEIVSVALDRADLTREMVKEYGINYPVLYGGADADAVSISYGNNQGLLPYSVLINAQGNIVYTHAGVLSAELLTSLFQVFLPQKPTPTN from the coding sequence ATGGCGCTGTCATTTAAACAAAAAACACTTTTTAGCATCCTCTGTTGCGCCGCTTTAGCGGCAGGCATTAGTTTTGCGATTTTGCTAAATAATGCGCCCAACGCGAATGCCGAGAAGCAAAATAGTCAAGTGCCAGCCGCAGCTCCCAAAGCGCCAAGCGCCAAAGCATTGTTAGGAACCCGTCGTCCTGATTTTGCCTTGCCAGATTTAGAGAACAAAATTCACCATATAAATGAATTTAATAACAAGGTAGTACTAGTGAATTTTTGGGCCACATGGTGCGGTCCTTGTCGCAAAGAAATTCCCGCCCTCATCAAGCTCAAAAAGGAACGTGCGCAACAACCCTTTGAAATTGTTAGCGTCGCGCTGGATCGAGCCGATTTAACCCGCGAAATGGTCAAGGAATACGGCATTAACTATCCCGTTTTATACGGTGGCGCCGATGCCGATGCCGTGAGTATCAGTTACGGCAACAACCAAGGGCTGCTTCCATATAGCGTGCTCATTAATGCGCAAGGTAATATTGTTTACACCCACGCTGGCGTGCTTTCTGCTGAGTTGCTGACTTCTTTATTTCAAGTGTTTTTACCCCAAAAGCCAACTCCTACCAACTAA
- a CDS encoding divalent-cation tolerance protein CutA: MINLNDANTNESADLLVLSSWPDAIRARQAAQILIGQKLAACVNLLPPMQAFYEWQGEWQESQEQQMLIKTRRQLFTAVKNCILAHHPYELPEIIGVPITHGSEEYLAWLYTQTAG, encoded by the coding sequence GTGATCAATCTAAACGATGCGAACACAAATGAATCAGCCGATTTATTAGTGTTAAGCAGTTGGCCAGATGCCATCCGAGCACGGCAAGCGGCGCAAATATTGATCGGGCAAAAACTCGCCGCCTGCGTTAATCTACTCCCGCCGATGCAAGCGTTTTATGAATGGCAAGGAGAATGGCAAGAAAGCCAGGAACAGCAAATGCTGATCAAAACTCGTCGCCAGTTATTTACGGCCGTAAAAAATTGCATTTTGGCTCATCACCCTTATGAACTACCCGAGATTATTGGCGTCCCAATTACCCACGGCTCAGAGGAATACCTTGCATGGCTATACACACAAACCGCTGGCTAA
- the aroQ gene encoding type II 3-dehydroquinate dehydratase: MANILVLHGPNLNLLGSREPAIYGSANLASIDQGLLALAQKNNHHLESFQSNAEHSLIERIHLAAQQQCAYIIINPAAFTHTSVALRDALAASAIPFIEVHLSNVYAREAFRQHSYFSDLATGVISGFGALSYELALTVIIKTLSNNNQP; the protein is encoded by the coding sequence ATGGCAAATATTTTAGTATTACATGGACCGAATCTAAATTTACTGGGTAGCCGCGAACCTGCTATCTATGGATCAGCGAATTTAGCCAGTATCGACCAAGGTCTGCTGGCATTAGCACAAAAAAACAATCATCACCTCGAAAGCTTTCAAAGCAACGCTGAACATAGCTTGATCGAACGTATTCATTTAGCCGCACAACAGCAATGCGCTTATATCATTATTAATCCCGCCGCTTTTACGCACACCAGTGTCGCGCTGCGCGATGCCTTAGCCGCCAGCGCTATTCCATTTATCGAAGTGCATTTATCAAATGTGTATGCACGCGAAGCCTTTCGCCAACATTCGTATTTTTCTGATCTTGCCACCGGCGTGATCAGTGGTTTCGGTGCTTTAAGTTACGAACTTGCATTAACCGTCATCATCAAAACACTTTCCAATAACAATCAACCCTAG
- the groL gene encoding chaperonin GroEL (60 kDa chaperone family; promotes refolding of misfolded polypeptides especially under stressful conditions; forms two stacked rings of heptamers to form a barrel-shaped 14mer; ends can be capped by GroES; misfolded proteins enter the barrel where they are refolded when GroES binds), giving the protein MSAKDVRFGEDARQRMMRGVNILADAVKATLGPRGRNVVLEKSYGAPTITKDGVSVAKEIELKDRFENMGAQMVKEVASQTSDIAGDGTTTATVLAQAILREGLKSVAAGMNPMDLKRGIDKAVIKAVEELHKISKPCADNNAIAQVGTISANSDKDIGDIIAKAMDKVGKEGVITVEEGSGLQNELDVVEGMQFDRGYLSPYFVSNQDSMSSEHDDAFILLYDKKISNIREMLPLLEQVAKSGKPLLIIAEDVEGEALATLVVNTIRGIVKVVAVKAPGFGDRRKAMLEDIAVLTGGRVISEEIGLSLEKVTLEDLGRAKKIAVSKENTTVIDGAGKKAEIESRVKQIRAQIEESSSDYDKEKMQERVAKLAGGVAVIKVGAATEVEMKEKKARVEDALHATRAAVEEGVVPGGGVALIRARDAVKTVKGDNHEQDVGVAILLRAMEEPLRQIVANAGEEASVVLAAVVAGKGNYGYNAATGEYGDMIQMGILDPTKVTRSALQNAASIASLMITTECMVAEMPKKDEPAGGGHDMGGMGGMM; this is encoded by the coding sequence ATGAGTGCAAAAGACGTACGTTTTGGTGAAGACGCTCGCCAACGCATGATGCGTGGCGTAAACATATTAGCCGATGCTGTAAAAGCAACTTTAGGTCCCCGTGGACGAAATGTTGTATTAGAAAAATCTTATGGCGCACCGACCATTACTAAAGATGGTGTATCGGTTGCTAAAGAAATTGAATTAAAAGATAGATTCGAAAATATGGGCGCCCAGATGGTGAAGGAAGTTGCTTCACAAACATCTGATATAGCAGGTGACGGTACCACTACCGCAACCGTATTAGCGCAAGCCATTTTGCGTGAAGGTTTGAAATCAGTTGCAGCCGGCATGAATCCTATGGATTTGAAACGCGGTATCGACAAAGCTGTTATCAAAGCCGTCGAAGAATTGCATAAAATTTCTAAGCCTTGCGCGGATAATAATGCAATTGCTCAAGTGGGCACGATTTCTGCGAATTCTGATAAAGATATCGGCGATATCATTGCTAAAGCAATGGATAAAGTTGGTAAAGAAGGCGTGATCACGGTTGAAGAAGGTTCAGGTTTGCAAAATGAACTCGACGTGGTTGAAGGCATGCAGTTTGATCGTGGTTATCTGTCACCTTATTTTGTCAGCAATCAAGACAGCATGAGTTCTGAGCATGATGACGCATTCATTTTGTTGTATGACAAAAAGATTTCCAATATTCGCGAAATGTTGCCTTTGTTAGAACAAGTCGCTAAATCAGGTAAACCTTTATTAATTATTGCTGAAGATGTTGAAGGCGAAGCCTTAGCAACTTTAGTTGTTAATACTATTCGCGGTATTGTCAAAGTGGTTGCAGTTAAAGCGCCTGGTTTTGGTGATCGTCGTAAAGCTATGTTAGAAGACATCGCGGTGTTAACGGGTGGCCGCGTGATTTCAGAAGAAATCGGTTTGTCATTAGAAAAAGTAACCTTAGAAGATTTAGGTCGCGCTAAGAAAATTGCGGTGAGCAAAGAAAACACCACCGTTATTGATGGCGCGGGTAAAAAAGCTGAAATCGAATCACGCGTTAAACAAATTCGCGCGCAGATCGAAGAATCTTCTTCTGATTACGATAAAGAAAAAATGCAAGAACGCGTCGCTAAATTAGCCGGCGGTGTTGCAGTAATCAAAGTTGGCGCTGCTACCGAAGTTGAAATGAAAGAAAAGAAAGCGCGTGTTGAAGATGCGTTGCATGCAACGCGTGCGGCCGTTGAAGAAGGCGTGGTACCTGGTGGTGGTGTTGCATTGATTCGTGCGCGTGACGCAGTTAAAACGGTTAAAGGCGACAATCATGAGCAAGACGTCGGCGTTGCAATTTTGTTACGTGCGATGGAAGAACCGTTACGTCAAATCGTTGCTAATGCAGGCGAAGAAGCTTCTGTAGTCTTAGCGGCTGTGGTTGCAGGCAAAGGTAACTATGGTTACAACGCAGCGACGGGTGAATATGGCGATATGATTCAAATGGGTATTTTGGATCCAACCAAAGTTACTCGTAGTGCATTGCAAAATGCAGCCTCTATCGCAAGCTTGATGATTACCACTGAATGCATGGTTGCTGAAATGCCGAAGAAAGATGAACCGGCAGGTGGCGGACATGACATGGGTGGCATGGGCGGCATGATGTAA
- a CDS encoding diacylglycerol kinase, with protein MKPGKTGIARIIDATRYSFNGMRASWKTESAFRQEVCLTVVLTPLAFWLGQSPVEYALLIGSCLIVLTTELLNTAVEMVVDRVGSEYHDLAGRAKDAGSAAVFMSLLFTTVVWGAIIYQRFAA; from the coding sequence GTGAAACCCGGAAAAACAGGCATTGCACGCATCATTGATGCTACTCGTTATTCTTTTAATGGCATGCGCGCGTCATGGAAAACCGAATCTGCATTTCGGCAAGAAGTGTGTTTAACAGTGGTGTTAACGCCGTTAGCTTTTTGGTTAGGACAATCGCCAGTTGAATACGCATTATTAATTGGTAGTTGCTTAATCGTACTCACTACCGAATTACTTAATACTGCAGTCGAGATGGTCGTAGATCGAGTCGGTTCTGAATATCATGATCTCGCCGGCCGCGCTAAAGATGCGGGTTCTGCTGCGGTCTTCATGAGCTTGTTATTCACAACGGTTGTGTGGGGCGCTATTATTTATCAACGCTTTGCTGCATAA
- the groES gene encoding co-chaperone GroES: MKIRPLHDRVIIKRTEEERTSPGGIVIPDSAAEKPIKGEVLAVGNGKILENGEIRRLDLKVGDKVLFGKYSGTEVKVDGQEVLVMREDDIMAVIEA; this comes from the coding sequence ATGAAGATTCGTCCATTGCATGATCGAGTGATCATCAAGCGCACCGAAGAAGAACGTACCAGCCCAGGCGGCATCGTCATTCCTGACTCCGCTGCTGAAAAACCCATTAAAGGCGAAGTGTTAGCCGTGGGTAATGGCAAAATTTTGGAAAATGGTGAAATTCGTCGCCTGGATCTGAAAGTGGGAGACAAAGTGTTGTTCGGTAAATATTCCGGCACCGAAGTCAAAGTCGATGGCCAAGAAGTATTAGTGATGCGTGAAGACGACATCATGGCCGTCATTGAAGCTTAA
- a CDS encoding iron ABC transporter permease → MASLSFFQHYHHHIQRLQYSLRRSSWSLSAVFLALLISLPVLTLLSYLLQPNAQVWQHLASTVLPKYIYNSLWLMFGVGSLSLIIGISTAWLVSMCRFPGRNYLQWALLLPMAIPGYIIAFTYAGLLDPAGIVQTQLRDTFAWQYGDYWFPEIRSLWGAIVMLSLVLYPYVYLTARAAFLEQSICVLEVSRTLGCTAWRAFFRIALPLARPAIVAGLLLALMETLADFGTVDYFGVPTFTTGIFRTWFGLGDAAAAAQLACVLMSFIFILIVVERISRQGARYHHTSSRYSELPAYHLKGVWKLTAISICLLPVLLGFIIPATQLLRWSWQTFSNDAEFHTLIFNSLWLASITALLALLLAAALAYGQRLHPSLMVRASLRFAGTGYAMPGTVIAVGVMILAGAFDARLDTFWQQLFNEYSPILLSGTFVALIFAYLVRFLSVSLSTVEAGLGKIKPSMDDAARALGRRALPTLLNIHFPLMRGTLLTALLMVFVDVMKELPATLVMRPFNFNTLAVRAYELASEEQLAAAAPAGLAIVVAGIIPVILISYSIQRARPGTHANNITP, encoded by the coding sequence ATGGCCTCACTTAGTTTTTTTCAACATTATCATCACCATATTCAGCGCTTGCAATATTCATTGCGCCGCAGCAGCTGGAGTTTAAGTGCGGTTTTTTTAGCATTATTAATTAGCTTACCCGTACTCACTTTATTATCTTATTTACTTCAACCTAACGCCCAAGTTTGGCAACACTTAGCGAGTACCGTGTTGCCAAAATATATTTACAACTCTTTGTGGTTAATGTTTGGCGTAGGCAGTTTGAGTTTAATAATAGGAATCAGCACGGCATGGTTAGTCAGTATGTGTCGTTTCCCAGGCCGTAATTATTTGCAATGGGCTTTATTATTGCCGATGGCTATTCCCGGTTACATTATTGCTTTTACGTATGCCGGCTTATTAGATCCGGCGGGCATCGTGCAAACACAGTTGCGTGATACCTTTGCATGGCAATACGGCGACTATTGGTTTCCAGAGATACGTTCCTTGTGGGGCGCGATTGTTATGTTGAGCTTAGTGCTTTATCCGTATGTGTATCTCACTGCGCGTGCTGCATTCTTAGAACAATCCATTTGTGTATTAGAAGTGAGTCGCACCCTCGGCTGCACGGCATGGCGCGCATTTTTTCGCATTGCCTTACCGCTTGCACGACCCGCTATTGTCGCCGGATTATTATTAGCGTTGATGGAGACGCTTGCCGATTTTGGTACCGTGGATTATTTTGGCGTACCTACTTTTACCACCGGGATTTTTCGTACGTGGTTTGGTTTAGGTGACGCTGCAGCTGCGGCTCAACTCGCGTGTGTATTAATGAGTTTCATTTTTATCTTGATTGTAGTTGAACGTATTTCACGTCAAGGCGCACGTTATCATCACACCAGCAGTCGTTATTCAGAACTGCCTGCTTATCATTTAAAAGGCGTATGGAAATTAACGGCTATTAGCATTTGTTTATTGCCGGTGTTATTAGGTTTTATTATTCCGGCTACGCAATTATTGCGCTGGTCATGGCAAACTTTTTCCAATGACGCGGAGTTTCATACATTAATTTTTAATAGTTTATGGTTAGCCAGCATCACGGCACTATTAGCCTTATTATTAGCTGCTGCGTTAGCCTACGGTCAACGCCTACATCCAAGCTTAATGGTGCGCGCTTCATTACGTTTCGCAGGCACTGGTTACGCAATGCCCGGCACTGTAATAGCAGTGGGCGTAATGATTTTAGCGGGAGCTTTTGATGCGCGGCTCGATACATTCTGGCAACAACTTTTTAACGAATACTCACCGATATTATTAAGCGGCACTTTTGTGGCGCTCATTTTTGCTTATCTTGTGCGTTTTTTATCCGTTTCACTAAGCACAGTAGAAGCAGGCTTAGGCAAAATAAAACCTAGCATGGATGATGCAGCACGCGCCTTAGGTCGACGCGCATTACCCACTTTATTAAACATCCACTTTCCACTCATGCGTGGCACACTGTTGACCGCATTGCTCATGGTATTTGTCGACGTTATGAAAGAATTACCGGCCACTTTAGTCATGCGGCCTTTTAATTTTAATACTTTAGCGGTACGCGCTTATGAATTAGCGAGCGAAGAACAACTTGCTGCCGCTGCGCCTGCCGGATTAGCCATTGTTGTAGCGGGCATTATTCCCGTTATTCTCATTAGTTATTCAATTCAACGTGCACGCCCCGGCACACACGCTAACAATATCACTCCTTAA